One Hordeum vulgare subsp. vulgare chromosome 4H, MorexV3_pseudomolecules_assembly, whole genome shotgun sequence DNA window includes the following coding sequences:
- the LOC123446237 gene encoding cytochrome c oxidase subunit 3-like, giving the protein MGVKGGLHTTGAKWFMIESQRHSYHLVDPSPWPISGSLGALATTIGGVMYMHSFQGGATLLSLGLIFLLYTMSVWWRDVLRESTLEGHHTKAVQLGPRYGSILFIVSEVMLLFAFFWASSHSSLAPTVEIGGIWPPKWIGVLDPWEIPLLNTPILPSSGAAVTWAHHAILAGKEERAVYALVATVSLALVSTGFQGMEYYQAPSTISDSIYGSTFLLATGFHGFHVIIGTLFLIVCGIRQYLGQMTKKHHVGFEAAAWYWHFVDVVRLFPFVSIYWWGGI; this is encoded by the coding sequence ATGGGGGTGAAGGGGGGTTTACATACAACCGGGGCAAAGTGGTTTATGATTGAATCTCAGAGGCATTCTTATCATTTGGTAGATCCAAGTCCATGGCCTATTTCGGGTTCACTCGGAGCTTTGGCAACCACCATAGGAGGTGTGATGTACATGCACTCATTTCAAGGGGGTGCAACACTTCTCAGTTTGGGCCTAATATTTCTCCTTTATACCATGTCCGTATGGTGGCGGGATGTTCTACGTGAATCCACGTTGGAAGGGCATCATACAAAAGCTGTACAATTAGGACCTCGATATGGTTCTATTCTCTTCATAGTCTCGGAGGTTATGCTCCTTTTTGCTTTTTTTTgggcttcttctcattcttctttggCACCTACGGTAGAGATCGGAGGTATTTGGCCCCCAAAATGGATTGGGGTTTTAGATCCTTGGGAAATCCCTCTTCTTAATACCCCTATTCTCCCTTCATCCGGAGCTGCCGTAACTTGGGCTCATCATGCTATACTCGCGGGGAAGGAAGAACGAGCAGTTTACGCTTTAGTAGCAACCGTTTCACTGGCTCTAGTATCCACTGGCTTTCAAGGAATGGAATATTACCAAGCACCCTCCACTATTTCGGATAGTATTTATGGTTCTACCTTTTTATTAGCAACTGGCTTTCATGGTTTTCATGTGATTATAGGTACTCTTTTCTTGATCGTATGTGGTATTCGCCAATATCTTGGTCAGATGACCAAGAAGCATCACGTTGGCTTTGAAGCAGCTGCATGGTACTGGCATTTTGTAGACGTGGTTCGGTTATTCCCATTTGTCTCTATCTATTGGTGGGGAGgtatatga